One region of Oryza sativa Japonica Group chromosome 10, ASM3414082v1 genomic DNA includes:
- the LOC136353650 gene encoding uncharacterized protein, producing the protein MSGGVGPTCGGGITLPSTGAPLPPLHPTPTSPTARPHHHYYLFSIKQLNSFGAAAVLAFSTTVPLSDIAFALLVIPYLVVLSVLAFPQRPGKPNPGAPVFLGRGRFLLRAHDALGFLVGAALPALYILDGLRSGDTAGVAAASPHAFLLAAQIFTEGLAAAWPGRFSLPVRAAVVVMYGARRMFAASEWLRQEMEKRDQFGGGVGGAPAVARRRVVAGRVLAVANLAYWGINLFAFLLPFYLPKAFNRYYCGSDSKEDDATAAAGAIDADDAKKKDS; encoded by the coding sequence ATGTCAGGCGGCGTAGGGCCGACGTGCGGGGGCGGCATCACGCTGCCGTCgacgggcgcgccgctccccccGCTGCAcccgacgccgacgtcgccgacggCGCGGCCTCACCACCACTACTACCTCTTCTCCATCAAGCAGCTCAACTCGTTCGGCGCCGCGGCCGTGCTCGCCTTCTCCACCACCGTGCCACTCTCCGACATCGCCTTCGCCCTCCTCGTCATCCCTTACCTCGTCGTCCTCTCCGTCCTCGCCTTCCCGCAGAGGCCCGGCAAGCCCAACCCGGGCGCGCCGGTCTTCCTCGGCCGCGGCCGCTTCCTCCTCAGGGCCCACGACGCGCTCGGcttcctcgtcggcgccgcgctCCCGGCGCTCTACATCCTCGACGGCCTCCGCTCGGGCGACACGGCGGGCGTCGCCGCGGCGTCCCCGCACgcgttcctcctcgccgcgcagaTCTTTACCGAGGGCCTCGCCGCGGCGTGGCCCGGGAGGTTCTCCCTCCCCGTGCGTGCCGCCGTGGTGGTGATGTACGGCGCGCGGAGGATGTTCGCGGCGTCGGAGTGGCTCCGCCAGGAGATGGAGAAGCGGGACcagttcggcggcggcgtcggcggcgcgcccGCCGTGGCGCGCCGCAGGGTGGTGGCGGGGAGGGTGCTGGCGGTGGCGAACCTCGCCTACTGGGGGATCAACCTCTTCGCCTTCCTGCTGCCGTTCTACCTGCCCAAGGCGTTCAACAGGTACTACTGCGGCAGCGACAGCAAGGAggacgacgccaccgccgccgccggcgccattgacgccgacgacgccaaGAAGAAGGATTCCTAG